The following proteins come from a genomic window of Larimichthys crocea isolate SSNF chromosome III, L_crocea_2.0, whole genome shotgun sequence:
- the kcnk1b gene encoding potassium channel subfamily K member 1b, protein MLQSLASNSCVRLIQSHKSTWYFASLVLGYILYLIFGAVVFSSVELPYEDRLRQDLRTIKKQFLQENECLSEERLELFLKKALEASNYGVSILNNASANWNWDFTSALFFASTVLSTTGYGHTAPLSDGGKAFCIIYSVIGIPFTLLFLTAVVQRIMVFSTRRPIMYIHTHWGLSKPLVAIVHATLLALLAVSCFFLIPAAIFSALEENWNFLESFYFCFISLSTIGLGDYVPGEAVNQRFRELYKVGITVYLILGLIVMLVVLETFCELQQLKQLRKMFYLKKEKPQDRLAILEHDHLSFTTMSKRATAHNEDKTHPFVSVSTLVSPNDDPMIQ, encoded by the exons ATGCTTCAGTCTCTAGCCAGTAATTCGTGTGTGCGCTTGATACAGAGTCACAAATCGACGTGGTATTTTGCCTCTCTGGTGTTGGGGTACATCCTTTATCTTATATTCGGCGCTGTTGTGTTTTCGTCGGTCGAGCTGCCTTATGAAGACCGCCTGCGTCAGGACCTGAGGACCATTAAGAAACAGTTCCTGCAGGAAAATGAGTGTCTGTCCGAGGAGCGTCTGGagctgtttctaaagaaagccCTGGAGGCCAGCAATTATGGGGTTTCCATCCTCAATAACGCCTCGGCTAACTGGAACTGGGACTTCACATCTGCGCTGTTTTTTGCCAGCACCGTGCTGTCCACCACAG gATATGGTCACACAGCACCGCTCTCTGATGGCGGTAAGGCCTTTTGCATCATCTACTCTGTGATCGGCATCCCCttcactctcctcttcctcacgGCTGTGGTGCAAAGGATCATGGTGTTCAGCACACGGAGGCCAATCAtgtacatccacacacactggGGCCTGTCCAAGCCATTGGTGGCCATCGTTCATGCAACTCTGCTCGCCTTGTTGGCCGTCTCTTGCTTCTTCCTCATCCCTGCTGCCATCTTCTCAGCACTGGAGGAGAACTGGAACTTCCTGGAGTCCTTCTACTTCTGCTTCATTTCCCTCAGCACCATCGGCTTGGGAGATTACGTACCTGGAGAGGCCGTGAATCAGAGGTTCAGGGAGCTCTACAAAGTGGGCATCACTG TCTACCTGATCCTGGGTCTGATAGTCAtgctggtggtgctggagaCCTTCTGCGAGCTGCAGCAACTGAAGCAGCTGAGAAAGATGTTCTACCTGAAGAAGGAGAAGCCGCAGGACCGCCTCGCCATTTTGGAGCACGACCACCTGTCCTTCACTACTATGTCCAAAAGAGCCACAGCCCACAATGAGGACAAAACCCATCCGTTTGTTAGTGTCTCAACTCTGGTCTCTCCCAACGACGATCCCATGATCCAGTAA